The genomic DNA TGGGAAACGAGATGATCTCTCTCGATTTCTTATCGGACTTCATAAAGCGAATTCTGACTCCGGAGTGGGGCAAGGCTGAGATCGCAAAACCCTTCGCGGACCGCCATCCCGTGATGCAGTGGTACGACAGTGTCTGCCGTCTTCAGGCAAAACAGATGGCGAGGTCGTCCGGCGGTATGTCGCGATTGGAACCCAACGGCGCAACTCGGGCTTACTTCACTCTCGCACACGACTTGCACACACTCACCAGCGCGTGCGGACCGCAGGATCGCCTCATTGAACGGCTCAAACACCGAGACCAATTCCAAGGTGCTCGCCACGAACTCTTCGCCATCGCAACGGTCGTCCGTGCTGGGTACCACATCCAATTCGAAAACGAAACGGATCGATCGGTGAAGCACGCCGAGTTCGTTGCCACACACCGCGAAACCAGGCAGCAAATCAACGTCGAGGCAAAAAGCAAACATCGTGCTGGTGTGCTCGGGTACGCCGGCGAGCGAGTTCCCGACGAGCAACTCGACCTCGTGCCGAACCGGCTCGTGAACAAGGCGATAAAGAAGCCGATAACGAACCCGTTCGTGATTTTCATTGACCTGAATCTCCCGCCACTTCCACACGACCCTCTGTCAGCGGACTGGCTTGAGAGGGTTGCCGCACCGTTGGTTCGCGATCGCGACAGGAAAGGAGAGCCCGACCCCTGGAACCTGTTGTTGCTTTCGAACTTTCCGGACCACTACGCCGATGACGATGCATCGCATCCGAGGGGATATGTGAACGGTGTCTTCGGCAAGAATCCCGTTCACGCAGTGGCACACCCAGAGGCTTTCACCGCGATCGTTGATGCCGCACTTCAATACGGAAGCTTGCCGCAGTAGTTTGACCATATCTAGCAGAAGGCCGGATCGCGTTTTATGCGAGTCGAGCCGCCGTCTCGCCACCCGCAAGTTGGGACGAAAAAGAAGCATCCACATTCAGGTACTCGACGACGGCGAAGAGTCCGAGACTATTGCGGTGCCGGCGCGACCCGCTGGTCCCAAAACGGGGGTTTCAGCGCAATAAATGCAAAAAATGCCCACATCCGCCAAGACCCGGCAATCGCGGAGACCCGCCCGTCCCAAAACGGGGGTTTCAGCGCAATAAATGCAAAAAATGCTCCCAGGCGGCACGGCTCGACTAACCACGCGCCCCCGGCCGCGAACGCCAGATCGATCAGGTAGCCATGCGCCTCAAGCCAGGTGGTCCCCAACCGGCGGACCGCGCCGGCCGGGAGGGGGTGTTCCTCGGGCGCCGGCCGCGGCATCGGGGCGACCGCGACTCGCGGCCCGACAGCACTCGCCGGGCGGTCGTGAGGGTCCGACCGCTCCCGGGTCAAGCCCGTGAGAACGACACCGGGGAAGAAACAACAGACGAGCAGTCGCGGTCGCGCAGTAGACATGAGTGATCCCACGGTCCGAGGATCGCTTCAGTATAATCGAGATATCTCGATTTCTTTACCCACTACTTCGCCACGAGTCGGGCGAGGGCGGCCTTGGCCTCCTCGGTGAGGCGAGCCCCGCCCGCGCCCGTGGCCCAATATTCGAGCAACTTCACGGCGTCCGGCGTGTCGGCCCACTCGACCACTTCGAGCGCCCGAGTAAGGACCGGGTCCGGGCCGCCCGGCGGTTGGTGGCCGATTCGGGTGACGAGGTCTTGGGCCCGGCGGGCGACTTCAGCCGACGTGGCGTCCCGGGCAGCCGTTTGCAGCGCGGGGATGACGGTCCGGCCGATCTTCTCAAGTTCTTTCCCAGCTCGTTCCCGCTTGAGGAAGTCGTCTGCGTCCAGGTCGGCGAGGAACCGGCCCACGGCTGCGGGATCGGGCGGCGCGACCGGGGAAATCTTGGCCCGGAGCAGGGGAAGCGATATGTCCGGGTACTGAGCCAGGAGGCGGACGGCCTGGAACGCGGTTGGGGCATCGTCCGAGGTGAGAGCGGTCCACGCCCGTGTGAGCCCGGCGGCGTCCGGCCGGGGTTGCGGGTCGGTCAGATCGCCACGGAGATCCCAGAGTATGTGCGGGATGCTGGGGTGCCTGCTGAATAAAAATCGCCCGCGGGACGAGAGTGCCACCCACTTGAACGGCTCATAGCAGACGAACCGGTGACGTTCACGCCCGGTTTCTGACTCGTAAATGCGGATCGTATATCCGGCGCCCTCTTTCTGGTTCCACCACGCGGCTAACATCCGTCCGTTCCGGCTCATCGTGGTACACGCCCGTTCCGGGAGGCGAACCTGGCGAGAACTCAGGCAGCCGAAAACGACACCCCATTCTTCGACGTGCTGGGTCGTGGGGGCCCAGGGATATTGTGATTCCTCGGTACGGAGCGTGAAACGACCGTTGTTCTCCCAATGAAAACGCTTGCCCGCGTCTGAAGGTAGGAGGCGAACGCGCTGCCAGGTTGTGGTTTCTAGAATGGTCGCGTTCCCGACAAGGTCGCTACCCCCGATCGGTTCATTCTGCCGACACCGGCAATGCACGTAACGGCCATCCGATGAAAGACCACCCCAGGGTCTAAGTGCGTTTGGAGATAGCGGCCCAAAACCAAGTCCCGGCTGTAGCTTTCCGGTCGCCACATCATAAACGCGAAAAAAATCATCCGCGCATATAAGTAACTGCTTGCTATTTGTTCCGAATCCGAGCAATGACTCGTGTTCGTCCGTAGTTGACACCCGGGCGACTTCCCGGTCCGTTGCGGAATCTCTTACGCTATACACGTGCGGTTTTTGGAAGCTCGCTTCCAGCCGATCAATCTTCAGTCGGCCGTCTGCGGAGTGGACCGTCAGATCCAAAATTTTTTCAAGCAATCGTCGGGTCTTATCGTCCGATTTCTTTTCCCGTGAGACCTGATCCGTGACCAGATCCCGGGTAATAATTTCGCCACCATTCGTCTCGGTCACGTTAAGCTGGCGATCATCGTATAGAAAATTCGGGACCCTAATTTCGTCCAGGTGGTCTGAAAGAGAATAGGGGGCCAAGTCGCTTCCATTTCTCGTATCGTAGAGCCGAATCCCATCGCCACTTATTGCGCCAGGTTGATTTCCTACGGCCATGAGCCTTCCGTTCGGGGAGAACGCGACCGGCGGCGGGATACTCGACGCAACAGCCCAACTCCACAACGCTCCGCTCAGATTTGCGGACCGCAATGTTCCGGTTGCCGGGTCGAAATGGAGAATCGAAAAAGATTGCGGCATGTGTCGTGCCACCGCGCGCATTTGCAATTCAGCCGTGGTTTTCGGGGGCTCCGGCTCGGGCGACGTTTGCCAGCCCCAAAGTGCGACCGTCTTGCCGTCCGGGGTGTAGTATGGCCGGAAGTGAACCGACGAGTTGATGTCGAACAGGCGACGAACGCGGAGCGGGTACAGGCCCCAGACGGCGACCCCTTTCCCGTCGACGGTCGTGCCAACAGCGATCGACTGGCTGTCCGGCGAGAACGCTGGGGTTCCCGGGCCGCCCTCTTGGCCGGGGACTGCGAACAACATCTCCCCGGTCTTCGCATTCAACATGCGCAAACCAGCGTCCGGCCCGTGGGTGGTCAGGGCGACCGTCCGACCGTCCGGTGAGACGACCACCCCCCGCGGCAGTGTCGCCGGGTTCGGTTGATAACTCCAGAGCCGCCGGCCGGTCAAGGTGTCGAACTTGAGCAGTGGGGGGCGATCACCGACCACATACAACGCGGTTCCGTCCGGACTGTACGCCGAACAACTCGGGCCGCGTTCCAAACCCTCGATCGGGATGCGGGCGAGTTCCAGGCCGGTCAGGGTGTCGTACCGCCGGATGGTCACGGCGGCTTGAAGTGGTCCGGGCTCGTTTGTCGTTAACCAGCGCGAGGCGACAACGGAAAGTATCCGGTTATCCGGTAAAATATGGGGGGATCGGTATGCCGTAGGGTCGCCGTCTCCGAACCGCCGGACGACTCCGCCCGTGCGCACGTCCCAGATACGAATACCCCCGTCCTCGCACCCGACCAACCAGGCATCGCCGGCCGCGAAGGTCAACTCGGTGACTGTGCCATGCGCCTCAAGCCAGGTGGTCCCGAACCGGCGAACTGCGCCAACCGGCAGAGGGTGTTCTTTGGGCGCCGGCCGCGGCATCGGGGCGACCGCTACCCGCGGCCCGATAGCGTTCGCCGGGCGGTCGTGAGGGTCCGACCGCTCCCGGGTCAAGCCCGTGAGAACGACACCGGGGAGGAGGCAGCAGACGAGCAGTCGCAGTCGTGCAATAGACATGAGCGATCCCACGGTCCGAGGATCGCTCCAGTATAAACTCCGGGCGTGCCGTCGTGGTGCGATTACTCCGGGCGCACTACTGCAGTTCCGCCGGCATCTCGCCGCTGTAGCTGGCCCACAGGGCGTCGATCGGGTGCGCGACCCACATGTCCGGCGAGACCTTCTTCAAGTGACGGGTGATCTGCATCAGACACCCGACGTTCCCGGTGAACAAGGCCCGTGCGCCGGTCGCCTTGATGTTCTCCGCCTTGCGGTCGCCGAGTTTCTCGGCCATCTCGGGTTGGGTCAGGTTGTAGCTGCCGGCCGCCCCGCAGCAGAGTTCGGTCTCGTTCAGCGGGACGAGTTCGAGGCCGGGGATCATTTCGAGCAAGGCGCGGGGTTGCTTCTGGATCTGCTGGGCGTGCCGCAGGTGGCAGGCGTCGTGGTAGGTCGCCTTGATCCGCAGCGGGTGGGTCGGCTTGATCGCCCCGAGTTCGTACAGGAACTCGCTGATGTCCTTGACCTTCGCGTTGAACCGGGCGGCCGCCTCGGCTTGCGGGTGGTGGTGCATCATGTGGGCGTAGTCCTTCAGCATCGCCCCGCAGCCGGCCGCGTTGGTGATGACCGCGTCCACGTCCTTCCAGTTCGGGTCGGTCGCCCCGAACACCTCGCAGTTCTCGGCCGCGAGGTTCATCGCCTCCTTTTCCGCCCCGCTGTGGTAGTGCAGCGCGCCGCAGCAGACCTGCCCGCGCGGGATGATGACCTCGCAGCCGTTTTTCTGGAGGACTTTCGCGGTCGCGTAGTTGGTCTGCGGGTAGAGGGCGTCGGCCACGCAGCCGAGGAAGAGGGCGACCCGCGCCCGCTTCGGCCCCTCGGCCGGCAACACCTCGGGGAGCGACCCGTAGTGCGACTTCAGGGCGGGCAGCATTCCGTGCATCGTGCGGAGGGACTTGGGCAGCAGGTTCAGCGCGCCGGACTTCCGCGTCAGCCAGTCGAGCCCGGTCCACTGGGCGAGCCGCGCGGGGACCAGGGCGAACCGGGTCTTGGCCCGCGACGGGAAGATCTTGAACAGCATCCACCGTTGGATCGCGTTCAACGCGGCGGTCGCCCGGCCGGGTTCGATCTCGGCCATGTGGGCCCGGAACGGCTCGATCAGCTTGCCGTACTGCACGCCAGACGGGCAGGCGGTCTCGCACGCCCGGCAGTTCAGGCAGAGGTCGAGGTGGCCCTTGACCGTCTCGTCGAGTTCGAGCGCGCCGTCGATGACCTGGCGCATGAGGTAGATTCGCCCGCGGGGCGAGTCGGCCTCGTTCCCCGTCTCCACGTACGTCGGGCAGGCAGCCGTGCAGAGCCCGCAGTGGACGCAGTCGAGGACCAACTCGTAATCGAGCTTCGGCCCGTCCCCCGGCTTGTGCGGGAGGACCGGGAGGGCGGTTTTTTCACTGGCGGTGGTGGACATATTGTGAGCCGCGGGGCGGGGGTGGTGCGGGTTACTGGCACTACTGACATCATAAGGCGTGACGATACAATCGGTTACGCTCTCCGGTCGACGAGTTAAAATATCCGATTGCGAGAGTACCGATCCCGGTTAGCCTGTGCTTACGTTCCGGTCCAGACATTCTTTGCGTGGTGGCACAAGCCGTATGAGCTTATCTCGTTGTGCCGCTCCGACGCCCTTCGATGGAAGGAATGGAAGTCAGCGCACAACTTGATAAACTAGACTCTTAAAATAACTACTGGTGGGCAGTAATGGCCAGTAATTCCTTTTCGGAAACCGAGTACAGGCTGGCCGTTCGCTTTTCTCAGGGGTATCGCTTTCTCGATCTCTGTGGCGAGGCCTTGGTACGACTCGAACAGAGTCTTGAGAAAGATTGGATTCCGGCCGAAATTTCTCCCAAAGGTGGTAATCTTCGGAACGACGCGATTGGTTTAACTGCCGTATTTAACTCGGAATTGATGGCGATTAATCAGGCGAGATTCCTGTCATTTGATTTGTTTCGACAGGAAGCTTGCATATTTCAAGATGTTTTGAAGTCGACGTTTAAGATCGACAGGCTCGTTGCCCCCGCCTTCGCAGTGGCCTTTCAGCGACAGTTTCAGTTTGACGATGTTCAGGCGGCCGAAGAGACCTTGATGTCTTTGG from Fimbriiglobus ruber includes the following:
- a CDS encoding (Fe-S)-binding protein; this encodes MSTTASEKTALPVLPHKPGDGPKLDYELVLDCVHCGLCTAACPTYVETGNEADSPRGRIYLMRQVIDGALELDETVKGHLDLCLNCRACETACPSGVQYGKLIEPFRAHMAEIEPGRATAALNAIQRWMLFKIFPSRAKTRFALVPARLAQWTGLDWLTRKSGALNLLPKSLRTMHGMLPALKSHYGSLPEVLPAEGPKRARVALFLGCVADALYPQTNYATAKVLQKNGCEVIIPRGQVCCGALHYHSGAEKEAMNLAAENCEVFGATDPNWKDVDAVITNAAGCGAMLKDYAHMMHHHPQAEAAARFNAKVKDISEFLYELGAIKPTHPLRIKATYHDACHLRHAQQIQKQPRALLEMIPGLELVPLNETELCCGAAGSYNLTQPEMAEKLGDRKAENIKATGARALFTGNVGCLMQITRHLKKVSPDMWVAHPIDALWASYSGEMPAELQ
- a CDS encoding WD40 repeat domain-containing protein, whose amino-acid sequence is MSIARLRLLVCCLLPGVVLTGLTRERSDPHDRPANAIGPRVAVAPMPRPAPKEHPLPVGAVRRFGTTWLEAHGTVTELTFAAGDAWLVGCEDGGIRIWDVRTGGVVRRFGDGDPTAYRSPHILPDNRILSVVASRWLTTNEPGPLQAAVTIRRYDTLTGLELARIPIEGLERGPSCSAYSPDGTALYVVGDRPPLLKFDTLTGRRLWSYQPNPATLPRGVVVSPDGRTVALTTHGPDAGLRMLNAKTGEMLFAVPGQEGGPGTPAFSPDSQSIAVGTTVDGKGVAVWGLYPLRVRRLFDINSSVHFRPYYTPDGKTVALWGWQTSPEPEPPKTTAELQMRAVARHMPQSFSILHFDPATGTLRSANLSGALWSWAVASSIPPPVAFSPNGRLMAVGNQPGAISGDGIRLYDTRNGSDLAPYSLSDHLDEIRVPNFLYDDRQLNVTETNGGEIITRDLVTDQVSREKKSDDKTRRLLEKILDLTVHSADGRLKIDRLEASFQKPHVYSVRDSATDREVARVSTTDEHESLLGFGTNSKQLLICADDFFRVYDVATGKLQPGLGFGPLSPNALRPWGGLSSDGRYVHCRCRQNEPIGGSDLVGNATILETTTWQRVRLLPSDAGKRFHWENNGRFTLRTEESQYPWAPTTQHVEEWGVVFGCLSSRQVRLPERACTTMSRNGRMLAAWWNQKEGAGYTIRIYESETGRERHRFVCYEPFKWVALSSRGRFLFSRHPSIPHILWDLRGDLTDPQPRPDAAGLTRAWTALTSDDAPTAFQAVRLLAQYPDISLPLLRAKISPVAPPDPAAVGRFLADLDADDFLKRERAGKELEKIGRTVIPALQTAARDATSAEVARRAQDLVTRIGHQPPGGPDPVLTRALEVVEWADTPDAVKLLEYWATGAGGARLTEEAKAALARLVAK